One genomic region from Salipiger sp. CCB-MM3 encodes:
- a CDS encoding metallophosphoesterase has product MSKSTKQVEQLSRVIPSRLPPKIEVFAVGDIHGRARALRDTLSAIRAMPKCEGTRRIVVFLGDLIDRGPENLLVLKLVSRASVLMNADEVRLLPGNHELMLLDYLDRVSNVWLFNGGTVMLDELDCDWRSLRWLDVVDAVRAALPDSFETAIRNAPSHLQIGGLLFVHAGLAPHKAPEVHLQKRRVHETDSMHWAWIREPFLNWMRGWTWSVARGEYSWGDSVVVHGHSAAVEASLAVSPGRLSSCDRIDTHRRLCLDAGASTWDQIAWAHFYQTDGRTMMRLAATVGERRSN; this is encoded by the coding sequence GTGTCGAAATCAACGAAACAGGTTGAGCAGCTCTCGCGGGTTATTCCGAGCAGGCTGCCACCGAAGATCGAGGTCTTCGCGGTCGGTGATATCCACGGTAGGGCGAGGGCTCTCCGAGATACCCTGAGCGCTATTCGGGCCATGCCGAAATGTGAGGGCACGCGACGAATTGTGGTCTTCTTGGGCGACCTGATTGACCGTGGGCCAGAAAACCTTCTCGTCCTGAAACTCGTGTCCCGTGCCTCTGTGCTGATGAACGCTGACGAGGTGCGATTGCTGCCTGGCAACCACGAATTAATGCTGCTCGACTATCTCGATCGGGTTTCGAACGTCTGGTTATTTAACGGAGGGACGGTAATGCTCGATGAACTTGATTGCGATTGGCGAAGCCTTCGCTGGCTCGACGTTGTAGACGCGGTGCGCGCCGCCCTGCCTGACTCTTTTGAAACAGCAATCAGGAATGCTCCATCGCATCTTCAGATAGGTGGCTTGCTCTTCGTTCATGCAGGACTGGCGCCTCATAAAGCGCCCGAGGTCCATCTTCAGAAAAGGCGGGTGCATGAGACTGACTCAATGCACTGGGCGTGGATCCGCGAGCCTTTCCTGAATTGGATGCGGGGTTGGACATGGTCAGTTGCGCGCGGTGAGTATTCTTGGGGTGACAGCGTTGTCGTACATGGGCACAGTGCGGCAGTGGAAGCCTCGCTAGCCGTATCGCCGGGCCGGCTGTCGTCATGCGACAGGATCGACACGCATCGGCGGCTTTGCTTAGATGCCGGGGCATCTACATGGGATCAGATCGCTTGGGCCCATTTCTACCAGACTGACGGCCGCACGATGATGAGGCTTGCGGCGACGGTGGGTGAGCGGCGAAGCAACTGA
- a CDS encoding ABC transporter ATP-binding protein: MSDLRPILTTEKLVMQFGGVTAVDNVDFTLREGELRCLLGPNGAGKSTFFKCLTGQLTPTSGRVRFDGQDITGWETHAIVGMGVGIKTQVPNLFDGLSAYENVRMSARRKHLRPMAKEKAEEMLEKCGIAHLARREVGLLAHGQRQLVELATVLAGEPRLVLLDEPAAGMAGDERDRLADLVLETSRRAAVVVVEHDMAFIRRIAKFTTVFNRGAIFREAMIDEIMSDRAVQEIYLGKQADVAA; encoded by the coding sequence ATGTCTGATCTTCGTCCGATCCTCACCACCGAGAAGCTCGTCATGCAGTTCGGCGGGGTGACCGCCGTAGACAATGTCGATTTCACCCTGCGCGAGGGCGAGCTGCGCTGCCTTCTGGGTCCAAATGGTGCCGGCAAGTCGACGTTCTTCAAGTGCCTAACCGGCCAGTTGACTCCCACGTCCGGAAGGGTCCGGTTCGACGGGCAGGACATCACCGGCTGGGAAACCCATGCGATCGTCGGAATGGGTGTCGGCATCAAGACACAGGTGCCGAACCTTTTCGACGGGCTATCGGCCTATGAGAACGTGCGTATGTCGGCGCGTCGCAAGCACTTGCGCCCGATGGCAAAAGAGAAGGCCGAAGAGATGCTGGAGAAATGCGGCATCGCCCATCTCGCCCGGCGCGAAGTCGGGCTACTGGCGCATGGCCAGCGGCAACTGGTGGAGCTAGCAACTGTGCTGGCGGGCGAGCCGCGGCTGGTGTTGCTCGATGAGCCGGCGGCCGGCATGGCCGGCGACGAGCGAGACCGTTTGGCCGATCTCGTGCTCGAAACTTCTCGGCGCGCCGCGGTCGTGGTGGTCGAACACGACATGGCCTTCATCCGCCGCATCGCCAAATTCACTACCGTCTTCAACCGAGGCGCGATTTTCCGTGAGGCGATGATCGACGAGATCATGTCCGACCGTGCCGTTCAAGAAATCTACTTGGGGAAACAGGCCGATGTCGCTGCTTGA
- a CDS encoding cysteine hydrolase family protein → MHTIKMSAAALERGKKNRGGRDHAFETFDPARTAHVIVDLQNGFMEEGAVSEIPVARDIVPNVNALSQAIRAAGGTNIFLRYTYDPNEKIAWTSWYGDMLGTPFSEGLRKGFAAGEHDHALWPELDVAEGEPVLDKTRFSGFTQGTCDLHKVLQELDVDTVLITGTVTNCCSEATARDAQQLSYKVIFLSDGNAALNDDEHNGTLDSLYPVFADVRTTKEVIGLLNAGAATRTAAE, encoded by the coding sequence ATGCATACCATCAAGATGTCCGCCGCCGCACTTGAGCGCGGCAAGAAGAACCGAGGCGGTCGCGACCATGCCTTCGAGACGTTCGACCCCGCCCGTACGGCCCATGTGATTGTCGATCTGCAAAATGGCTTCATGGAAGAGGGTGCTGTTTCCGAGATCCCCGTAGCGCGCGACATCGTCCCGAATGTGAACGCCCTTTCCCAAGCAATCCGGGCGGCCGGAGGTACGAACATTTTCCTTCGCTACACCTACGATCCGAATGAGAAGATCGCCTGGACCAGCTGGTACGGCGATATGCTTGGCACACCTTTCTCGGAAGGTCTCAGGAAAGGCTTCGCCGCCGGTGAGCACGACCATGCGCTCTGGCCAGAGCTTGACGTTGCCGAAGGCGAGCCCGTGCTCGACAAAACCCGTTTCAGCGGTTTCACTCAGGGCACCTGTGATCTGCACAAAGTGCTGCAGGAACTTGACGTGGATACCGTGCTGATCACCGGAACGGTGACCAACTGCTGCTCGGAGGCGACCGCGCGCGACGCGCAGCAGCTGAGCTATAAGGTGATCTTCCTGTCCGACGGAAATGCTGCGCTCAACGACGACGAGCACAATGGCACGCTCGACAGCCTCTATCCGGTCTTCGCCGATGTCCGCACCACCAAGGAGGTGATCGGACTGTTGAATGCCGGAGCAGCGACTCGCACGGCCGCCGAGTGA
- a CDS encoding ABC transporter permease subunit yields METSLRTDPGFWFMTALGLVLLFLGPLFWDLFQIMQITQYVVLSVYVLSLAYIWGFGGILSFGQAAFFGLGAYTFSVAAINMGETTFPFVLAFAIPAIFGAALGYFMFYGKLSDVYMGVVTMVVTLIFWKLINHTAGPEYAIGDARLGGFNGIPSVPVLNVPGDAQAWLDPGQMFQVFMAILTLLYVLLRILIASDFGRISMGIRENETRAALLGYDVRRHKVIMFALGAGIAGMAGGMWATYQTFIDPNVFSLEMSAKALIWTMAGGVGTLAGPIFAVVLLQYLSLKLGEMHILNNNFILGGIMIVLVLLVPKGGLPTLRDGIAALRVRGSVRRSGTPGKVAPDV; encoded by the coding sequence ATGGAAACCTCTCTCCGCACGGATCCGGGCTTTTGGTTCATGACAGCTCTGGGCCTTGTGCTTCTGTTCCTAGGGCCTCTCTTCTGGGACCTCTTCCAGATCATGCAGATCACGCAATACGTGGTGCTTTCGGTCTATGTGCTCTCGCTGGCTTACATCTGGGGGTTCGGCGGAATCCTGAGCTTCGGGCAGGCTGCCTTCTTCGGGCTGGGCGCCTACACCTTCTCGGTCGCGGCGATCAACATGGGCGAGACGACCTTTCCCTTCGTGCTGGCCTTCGCCATCCCAGCCATCTTCGGTGCGGCACTCGGCTACTTCATGTTCTACGGCAAATTGTCGGACGTCTACATGGGCGTCGTGACCATGGTAGTCACGCTGATCTTCTGGAAGCTAATCAACCATACGGCCGGCCCTGAATACGCTATCGGCGACGCGCGCCTCGGCGGGTTCAACGGCATCCCCTCAGTGCCGGTGCTGAACGTGCCAGGCGACGCGCAGGCTTGGCTCGACCCGGGACAGATGTTTCAGGTCTTCATGGCCATCCTGACACTACTCTACGTGCTGCTGCGGATCCTCATTGCCTCGGACTTCGGGCGCATTTCGATGGGAATTCGCGAAAATGAGACCCGGGCCGCGTTGCTGGGCTACGACGTGCGCCGGCACAAGGTGATCATGTTCGCGCTCGGCGCAGGCATTGCCGGGATGGCAGGAGGTATGTGGGCCACGTACCAGACCTTCATCGATCCCAATGTCTTCTCGCTGGAGATGTCGGCCAAGGCACTGATTTGGACCATGGCCGGGGGTGTCGGAACGCTGGCGGGGCCGATCTTCGCGGTGGTGCTGCTGCAGTACCTGTCGCTGAAGTTGGGCGAGATGCACATTCTCAACAACAACTTCATCCTTGGCGGGATCATGATCGTCCTTGTCCTTCTGGTGCCCAAGGGCGGGCTTCCGACGCTTCGCGATGGCATCGCTGCGCTGCGCGTACGGGGCTCGGTGCGGCGCTCAGGAACCCCCGGAAAGGTAGCTCCCGATGTCTGA
- a CDS encoding IclR family transcriptional regulator, translating into MSDATEKEGRGVRAVETGLSLLGLFLDSDGPLSAADLALRSGLSKAQVHAYLVSLQRGNMVVRDPQTGRYAIGPFSLELGMSRLLTLDPQITASEEALKVARKLGQSISIAVWGRYGPVVTAVVQANDQLLNSAQPGTVYSVTGTATGRLFAALTNEAEAREIAKLQMAEVTPPRYVGACPPFDEIHEPLETVRRTGVSITYSFPQPGVTAISAPVYNFSDELELAVTMIGPAEEIDISLEGNHVAPLRALAATISRKLGFIGKASGA; encoded by the coding sequence ATGAGCGACGCGACTGAAAAGGAAGGGCGTGGCGTTCGCGCCGTCGAGACCGGGCTCTCGCTTCTGGGGCTCTTTTTGGATAGCGATGGCCCGCTCAGCGCCGCAGATTTGGCCTTGCGCTCTGGCCTCAGCAAGGCGCAGGTCCATGCCTACCTGGTCAGCCTGCAACGTGGGAACATGGTGGTCCGTGATCCGCAGACGGGACGCTACGCGATCGGCCCTTTCAGTCTTGAACTTGGCATGTCACGTCTGCTTACTCTCGACCCGCAGATCACTGCTTCGGAAGAAGCTCTTAAGGTTGCCCGCAAGCTTGGACAGTCGATTTCCATCGCGGTCTGGGGGCGCTATGGCCCCGTGGTGACAGCCGTTGTTCAGGCCAATGACCAGCTCCTCAACTCGGCCCAACCAGGTACGGTCTATTCAGTGACCGGCACGGCAACTGGCCGGCTCTTCGCCGCGCTGACGAACGAAGCAGAAGCCCGTGAGATCGCTAAACTGCAGATGGCCGAGGTCACACCGCCGAGATACGTTGGAGCCTGCCCGCCTTTCGACGAAATCCACGAGCCACTGGAGACCGTCCGGCGCACTGGTGTCTCGATCACCTACTCCTTCCCGCAGCCAGGTGTCACTGCCATCTCCGCACCGGTCTACAACTTCTCGGACGAGCTTGAACTTGCCGTAACAATGATCGGCCCTGCCGAGGAGATCGACATCTCGCTGGAGGGCAACCATGTGGCTCCGCTGCGCGCGCTCGCCGCGACCATCTCCAGAAAGCTCGGATTCATCGGAAAAGCATCCGGCGCCTGA
- a CDS encoding ABC transporter ATP-binding protein, whose amino-acid sequence MSLLEVRNLKAAYGAVPALHQVDMTVAPGEVVGVLGHNGMGKTTLLRALMGFVKVTSGDIVFDGQKLNALPVNARARMGLGLVPQGRMIFPTLSVRENLESGIAGQKDADTVIEEILTIFPRLTRLLDRSGGALSGGEQQLLALARCLCRKPRLMLLDEPTEGIQPSIIDEISETLQALTRNTDITIVLVEQNLDFITGLSDRVYTISNGVLDRQIPKDQLTDSRAVSEFMGFAA is encoded by the coding sequence ATGTCGCTGCTTGAAGTTCGCAATCTTAAGGCCGCTTACGGCGCGGTGCCGGCCTTGCACCAGGTCGACATGACCGTTGCGCCGGGCGAGGTCGTCGGGGTGCTGGGCCACAACGGCATGGGCAAGACGACCCTGCTGCGTGCGCTCATGGGCTTCGTGAAGGTGACCAGCGGGGATATTGTCTTCGACGGGCAAAAGCTGAATGCCCTGCCGGTCAACGCTCGGGCGCGGATGGGTTTGGGGCTTGTGCCGCAAGGCCGAATGATCTTTCCGACCCTTTCGGTGCGCGAGAACCTTGAGAGCGGGATCGCGGGTCAGAAGGATGCAGACACAGTGATCGAGGAAATCCTCACGATCTTTCCGCGTCTGACCCGCCTGCTTGATCGTAGTGGCGGTGCTCTGTCGGGGGGCGAGCAGCAACTGCTCGCGCTGGCCCGGTGCCTGTGCCGAAAGCCGCGGCTGATGCTGCTGGACGAGCCGACCGAAGGGATACAGCCGTCGATCATCGACGAGATCTCGGAGACTCTGCAGGCCCTGACCCGCAACACGGACATCACCATCGTTCTGGTCGAGCAAAACCTCGATTTCATCACAGGCCTTTCGGATCGTGTCTATACCATCTCGAACGGTGTGCTGGATCGACAGATTCCCAAAGACCAGCTGACCGACAGCCGGGCGGTGAGTGAGTTTATGGGCTTCGCGGCCTGA
- a CDS encoding IclR family transcriptional regulator — protein MVKSPERQRGVQSVDMAIRLLEIVRKESQPMMLRDIAVSAGITSAQAHTYMSSLKKFGMIEQLGDAGRYALSDTTLTFARHVIRNDATLNANINAARSLSAEIQEMVTVDCLVQEQPTVIFAVQGPRTPSLSLRPGTRSRIGNSAAARIFDAWSDTPEMNPNLSRIIRASGYAHAEGTPVPHLASLAAPVFREGALVASISVIGFPDAMAPEPERPVLRALLAAVSSLGGSSA, from the coding sequence ATGGTCAAGAGCCCGGAACGGCAGCGTGGCGTCCAATCGGTGGACATGGCGATCCGCCTTCTCGAGATCGTTCGGAAGGAAAGCCAGCCGATGATGCTGCGCGACATTGCCGTCAGCGCGGGTATCACCTCCGCGCAGGCACATACCTATATGAGTTCTCTGAAGAAGTTCGGGATGATCGAGCAACTCGGCGACGCGGGGCGCTACGCGCTTTCGGACACGACACTGACGTTTGCGCGGCACGTGATCCGGAACGATGCAACGCTCAACGCCAACATCAATGCCGCGCGCAGCCTGTCCGCCGAGATCCAGGAAATGGTCACCGTGGATTGCCTTGTCCAAGAGCAGCCGACAGTGATCTTCGCAGTACAGGGCCCGCGCACCCCCAGTCTCAGCCTGAGACCTGGCACCCGAAGCCGGATTGGCAACAGCGCAGCAGCACGCATTTTCGATGCTTGGAGCGATACCCCAGAGATGAACCCGAACCTTAGCCGGATCATCCGAGCGAGCGGATACGCGCATGCCGAAGGCACCCCGGTCCCCCATCTTGCATCCCTTGCCGCCCCGGTGTTCCGCGAAGGCGCGCTAGTCGCATCGATCTCGGTCATCGGGTTTCCCGACGCCATGGCGCCGGAGCCGGAACGGCCGGTTCTGCGGGCCTTGCTGGCTGCGGTATCCTCTCTTGGAGGTTCGTCGGCATGA